The following proteins are co-located in the Streptomyces spinoverrucosus genome:
- a CDS encoding acyl-CoA synthetase, producing MTPGHGSTVDGVLRRSARRTPARVAVEYRDRRWTYEELDDAVSRAASLLLGEGLAPGDRVGAYGHNSDAYLIGFLACARAGLVHVPVNQNLTGDDLTYIIEQSGSGLVLADPDLADRLPDGVRVLPLRDDHDSLLARLPSFDPYDGPEPRAEDLTQLLYTSGTTALPKGAMMTHRALVHEYLSAITALDLGAGDRPVHALPLYHSAQMHVFLLPYLAVGATNIILDAPDGDRLFDLIEAGRVDSLFAPPTVWIGLSNRADFATRDLSGLRKAYYGASIMPVPVLERLRERLPKLAFYNCFGQSEIGPLATVLAPDEHKGRMDSCGRPVLFVDARVVDADGKDAPDGTPGEIVYRSPQLCEGYWNKPEETAEAFRDGWFHSGDLAVRDAHGYFTIVDRVKDVINSGAVLVASRQVEDALYTHESVAEVAVVGLPDEKWIEVITAVVVPRGEVTEAELIAHAREKLPHFKAPKRVVFVDALPRNASGKILKRELRDRFGDG from the coding sequence ATGACGCCCGGACATGGCAGCACAGTTGACGGCGTGCTGCGGCGCAGCGCCCGCCGCACCCCGGCGCGCGTCGCGGTCGAGTACCGCGACCGCCGCTGGACGTACGAGGAACTCGACGACGCCGTCTCCCGGGCGGCGAGCCTCCTGCTCGGCGAGGGCCTCGCCCCCGGCGACCGCGTCGGCGCCTACGGTCACAACTCCGACGCCTACCTCATCGGCTTCCTCGCCTGCGCCCGAGCGGGCCTGGTGCACGTGCCGGTCAACCAGAACCTGACGGGCGACGACCTGACGTACATCATCGAGCAGTCGGGCAGCGGGCTGGTCCTCGCCGACCCGGATCTGGCCGATCGACTGCCGGACGGCGTAAGGGTGTTGCCGTTGCGCGACGACCACGACTCGCTGCTCGCGCGGCTGCCGTCCTTCGACCCGTACGACGGTCCGGAGCCGCGTGCCGAGGACCTGACGCAGCTGCTCTACACCTCGGGCACGACGGCCCTGCCCAAGGGCGCGATGATGACGCACCGGGCGCTGGTGCACGAGTACCTCAGCGCGATCACCGCCCTCGACCTCGGCGCGGGCGACCGGCCGGTGCACGCGCTGCCGCTGTACCACTCGGCCCAGATGCATGTCTTCCTGCTGCCGTACCTCGCGGTCGGGGCGACGAACATCATCCTCGACGCACCGGACGGCGACCGGCTCTTCGACCTGATCGAGGCCGGGCGCGTGGACAGCCTGTTCGCACCGCCCACCGTGTGGATCGGCCTGTCGAACCGGGCCGACTTCGCGACCCGCGACCTGAGCGGACTGCGCAAGGCGTACTACGGGGCGTCGATCATGCCGGTGCCGGTCCTGGAACGGCTGCGGGAGCGGTTGCCGAAACTGGCGTTCTACAACTGCTTCGGCCAGAGCGAGATCGGCCCCCTGGCCACCGTCCTCGCACCCGACGAGCACAAGGGCCGGATGGACTCCTGCGGCCGGCCGGTGCTGTTCGTGGACGCCCGGGTCGTCGACGCCGACGGCAAGGACGCGCCCGACGGCACACCCGGCGAGATCGTCTACCGTTCCCCGCAGCTGTGCGAGGGCTACTGGAACAAGCCCGAGGAGACCGCCGAGGCCTTCCGCGACGGCTGGTTCCACTCCGGCGACCTCGCGGTGCGGGACGCGCACGGCTACTTCACGATCGTCGACCGGGTGAAGGACGTCATCAACTCCGGTGCTGTGCTGGTGGCCTCACGGCAGGTCGAGGACGCCCTCTACACCCACGAGTCCGTCGCCGAGGTCGCCGTCGTCGGGCTGCCCGACGAGAAGTGGATCGAGGTCATCACCGCCGTCGTCGTCCCGCGCGGCGAGGTGACGGAGGCGGAGTTGATCGCCCACGCGCGGGAGAAACTGCCCCACTTCAAGGCGCCGAAGCGGGTGGTGTTCGTGGACGCGCTGCCCCGCAACGCCAGCGGCAAGATCCTCAAGCGGGAGCTGCGGGACCGGTTCGGCGACGGCTGA
- the paaK gene encoding phenylacetate--CoA ligase PaaK, whose translation MAETTDLLDAGERLGAQELRALQLERLRAQLGHAYANVPFYRESFDKAGVHPDDCRSLADLARFPFTTKADLREHYPYGMFAVPRERIRRIHASSGTTGRPTVVGYTDDDLSMWADMVARSIRAAGGRPGDTVHVAYRYGLFTGGLGAHYGAERLGCTVIPASGGMTARQVQLIQDLKPGIIMVTPSYMLTLLDEFERQGVDPRSTSLRVGIFGAEPWTEGMRREIEERFAIDAVDIYGLSEVIGPGVAQECVETKDGLHVYEDHFYPEIVDPITGEVLPDGERGELVFTSLTKEAMPVIRYRTRDLTRLLPGTARTFRRMEKITGRSDDMVILRGVNLFPTQIEEIVLRTPGVAPHFQLRLTREGRLDALTVRAEARPDATAETRDDAARAIAAAVKDGIGVSVAVEIVEPESLERSVGKIRRIVDLRPS comes from the coding sequence ATGGCGGAGACGACGGACCTGCTGGACGCGGGGGAACGGCTGGGCGCGCAGGAGCTGCGGGCACTGCAGCTGGAGCGGCTACGGGCACAGCTGGGGCACGCCTACGCCAACGTGCCCTTCTACCGGGAGTCCTTCGACAAGGCCGGAGTCCACCCGGACGACTGCCGCTCCCTCGCCGATCTCGCCCGCTTCCCCTTCACCACCAAGGCCGACCTGCGCGAGCACTACCCGTACGGGATGTTCGCCGTGCCCCGGGAGCGCATCCGCCGGATCCACGCGTCGAGCGGCACCACCGGGCGCCCGACGGTCGTCGGATACACGGACGACGACCTGTCGATGTGGGCCGACATGGTGGCGCGTTCGATCCGGGCGGCGGGCGGGCGGCCCGGCGACACGGTGCATGTGGCGTACAGGTACGGGCTGTTCACCGGCGGCCTGGGCGCCCACTACGGCGCCGAGCGCCTCGGCTGTACGGTGATCCCCGCGTCCGGCGGCATGACAGCCCGTCAGGTGCAGCTGATCCAGGACCTCAAGCCCGGCATCATCATGGTGACGCCGTCCTACATGCTCACGCTGCTCGACGAGTTCGAACGCCAGGGCGTCGATCCGAGGAGCACCTCGCTGCGGGTGGGGATCTTCGGGGCCGAGCCCTGGACGGAGGGCATGCGGCGGGAGATCGAGGAGCGGTTCGCGATCGACGCGGTGGACATATACGGCCTGTCGGAGGTGATCGGCCCGGGTGTCGCCCAGGAGTGCGTGGAGACCAAGGACGGTCTGCATGTGTACGAGGACCACTTCTACCCGGAGATCGTCGACCCGATCACCGGTGAGGTGCTGCCCGACGGCGAGCGGGGCGAGCTGGTGTTCACCTCGCTCACCAAGGAGGCCATGCCCGTGATCCGGTACCGGACGCGGGACCTGACACGGCTGTTGCCGGGCACGGCCCGCACCTTCCGCCGGATGGAGAAGATCACCGGCCGCAGCGACGACATGGTGATCCTGCGCGGCGTGAACCTGTTCCCCACCCAGATCGAGGAGATCGTGCTCCGTACCCCCGGCGTGGCCCCGCACTTCCAGCTGCGTCTGACCCGCGAGGGCCGGCTGGACGCTCTCACCGTCCGGGCCGAGGCCCGCCCCGACGCGACGGCCGAGACGCGGGACGACGCGGCGCGGGCCATCGCGGCGGCCGTGAAGGACGGCATCGGCGTGTCGGTGGCGGTGGAGATCGTCGAACCGGAGTCGCTGGAGCGGTCCGTGGGGAAGATCAGGCGGATCGTGGACCTGCGTCCGAGCTGA
- a CDS encoding alpha/beta fold hydrolase — protein sequence MPTFSAPDGTRLAYHLRGDGDPLLVLPGGPMRPSAYLGDLGGLSARRRLVLLDLRGTGDSAVPADPATYRCDRLVDDVEALRAHLGLERMDLLGHSAGGSLAMLYAARHPERVARLALITATPWALGMPATTEDRLAAARLREGESWFAEAFPAFERWLREGGEFDPRFIPFFYGRWDEAAAAHARRDEEEGNAEAAERYGSEGAYDPPATRAALAALAAPVLVYAGELDGGPRPDLARRTAEAFPNAEVAVQPGAGHYPWVDDPEWFVGRTADFFAGKGKGTGE from the coding sequence ATGCCCACCTTCAGCGCCCCCGACGGAACCCGGCTCGCCTACCATCTGCGCGGCGACGGCGACCCCCTGCTCGTCCTGCCCGGCGGCCCCATGCGGCCCTCCGCCTACCTCGGTGACCTGGGCGGACTCTCCGCCCGCCGCCGACTGGTCCTGCTCGACCTGCGCGGCACCGGCGACTCCGCGGTGCCGGCGGATCCGGCGACGTACCGCTGCGACCGGCTCGTGGACGACGTGGAGGCGCTGCGGGCCCACCTGGGCCTGGAGCGGATGGACCTGCTCGGCCACTCGGCGGGCGGCAGCCTGGCCATGCTGTACGCCGCCCGCCATCCCGAACGGGTGGCGCGGCTCGCGCTGATCACCGCGACGCCCTGGGCCCTGGGTATGCCGGCGACGACCGAGGACCGGCTGGCCGCCGCCCGGCTGCGGGAGGGCGAGTCGTGGTTCGCGGAGGCGTTCCCGGCGTTCGAGCGGTGGCTGCGGGAGGGCGGCGAATTCGATCCGCGGTTCATCCCGTTCTTCTACGGGCGCTGGGACGAGGCGGCCGCAGCGCATGCCAGGCGGGACGAGGAGGAGGGCAACGCGGAGGCCGCCGAACGGTACGGCTCCGAGGGCGCCTACGACCCGCCCGCGACCCGCGCCGCACTGGCCGCGCTGGCCGCCCCGGTCCTCGTGTACGCCGGCGAACTCGACGGCGGGCCCCGCCCCGACCTCGCCCGCCGCACGGCCGAGGCCTTCCCCAACGCCGAGGTGGCCGTGCAGCCGGGCGCGGGGCACTACCCGTGGGTGGACGACCCCGAGTGGTTCGTGGGACGCACCGCGGACTTCTTCGCAGGGAAAGGGAAGGGGACGGGCGAGTAG
- a CDS encoding acyl-CoA synthetase, protein MEYNLADLFESVVDVVPDREALVYLDHPGTGAERRLTYAELDAAANRIGHHLLDSDIRPGEHLGLHLYNGVEYLQTVLGCLKARIVPVNVNYRYVEEELVYLYRDADLVAVAFDAEFTDRVAAALPRAEKVRHLVRVGARGSLGVPFTEAENGGSPERGFPARSGDDQFIIYTGGTTGMPKGVMWRQEDLFFSGLGGGAPTGEPVRKPEELAERVAAGGSGITFFPTPPLMHGTSTLTAFIGFNFGQRVVLHRKFVPEEVLRTVEKEKVTSMSLVGDAMLRPLIDALSGPLKGTDCSSMFSVSSSGAIMSETVREQFLALVPHVMLLNNFGSSESGFNGTATDDSGPERGFRIRVNSRTRVVDPATREPVAVGEVGRIAQCGHVPLGYYNDPAKTAETFFERDDERWVLLGDMATVDEQGVVTVLGRGSQCINTGGEKVYPEEVEQALKSHPDVYDALVAGVPDAKWGNHVAAVVQVREGARKLTLADLQTHCRDRLAGYKIPRQLVITESIRRSPSGKADYRWAREVAAAADRP, encoded by the coding sequence GTGGAGTACAACCTTGCCGACCTGTTCGAGTCGGTCGTGGACGTGGTGCCGGACCGTGAGGCGCTGGTGTACCTCGACCACCCGGGCACGGGCGCGGAGCGCCGGCTGACGTACGCCGAGTTGGACGCGGCCGCCAACCGCATCGGTCACCACCTGCTCGACAGCGACATCCGCCCCGGTGAGCACCTCGGGCTGCACCTGTACAACGGCGTCGAGTACCTCCAGACGGTGCTCGGCTGCCTGAAGGCGCGGATCGTGCCGGTGAACGTCAACTACCGCTATGTCGAGGAGGAGCTGGTCTATCTCTACCGGGACGCCGATCTGGTGGCCGTGGCGTTCGACGCGGAGTTCACGGACCGGGTGGCGGCGGCGCTTCCCCGGGCGGAGAAGGTGCGGCATCTGGTGCGGGTGGGGGCGCGGGGCTCGCTGGGGGTGCCGTTCACGGAGGCCGAGAACGGTGGCTCTCCGGAGCGCGGATTCCCGGCCCGTTCCGGGGACGACCAGTTCATCATCTACACCGGCGGTACGACCGGGATGCCCAAGGGCGTGATGTGGCGGCAGGAGGATCTGTTCTTCTCCGGGCTGGGCGGTGGGGCGCCGACCGGTGAGCCGGTGAGGAAGCCCGAGGAGCTGGCCGAGCGGGTCGCGGCGGGCGGATCGGGCATCACCTTCTTCCCCACTCCCCCGCTGATGCACGGCACGTCCACGCTCACGGCGTTCATCGGCTTCAACTTCGGGCAACGCGTCGTACTGCACCGCAAGTTCGTGCCCGAGGAGGTGCTGCGGACCGTCGAGAAGGAGAAGGTCACCAGCATGTCGCTGGTCGGCGACGCGATGCTGCGCCCGCTGATCGACGCCCTCTCCGGGCCGCTGAAGGGCACGGACTGCTCCTCGATGTTCAGCGTGTCCTCGTCCGGCGCGATCATGTCGGAGACGGTGCGGGAGCAGTTCCTCGCGCTCGTCCCGCATGTGATGCTGCTGAACAACTTCGGCTCCTCCGAGTCCGGCTTCAACGGCACGGCGACGGACGACTCCGGCCCCGAGCGGGGCTTCCGCATACGCGTCAACTCCCGTACGCGGGTGGTGGATCCGGCGACGCGCGAGCCGGTGGCCGTCGGCGAGGTGGGCCGGATCGCCCAGTGCGGCCACGTACCGCTCGGCTACTACAACGACCCGGCGAAGACCGCCGAGACCTTCTTCGAGCGGGACGACGAGCGGTGGGTGCTGCTCGGCGACATGGCCACCGTCGACGAGCAGGGCGTGGTCACCGTCCTCGGCCGTGGCTCGCAGTGCATCAACACCGGGGGCGAGAAGGTGTACCCGGAGGAGGTCGAGCAGGCCCTGAAGTCCCATCCGGACGTGTACGACGCGCTGGTGGCCGGGGTGCCGGACGCGAAGTGGGGCAACCATGTCGCGGCGGTCGTGCAGGTGCGGGAGGGCGCCCGAAAGCTGACTTTGGCGGACCTCCAGACCCACTGCCGGGACCGGCTGGCGGGGTACAAGATCCCGCGCCAGCTCGTCATCACCGAGTCCATCCGCCGCTCCCCGAGCGGCAAGGCGGACTACCGGTGGGCCAGGGAAGTGGCCGCCGCGGCCGACAGGCCCTGA
- a CDS encoding crotonase/enoyl-CoA hydratase family protein: protein MGGTEHLTVQREGATLVLTLNRPEAKNALSLPMLVGLYDGWIEADEDEAIRSIVLTGAGGAFCAGMDLKALAGKGMAGEQYRDRLKADPDLHWKAMLRHHRPRKPVIAAVEGPCVAGGTEILQGTDIRVAAESATFGLFEVRRGLFPIGGSTVRLQRQIPRTHALEMLLTGRPYGAREAADIGLVGHVVPDGTALAEALKIAERINACGPLAVEAVKASVYETAEMTETDGLAAELARGWPIFDTADAKEGARAFAEKRPSHYKRA from the coding sequence ATGGGTGGCACCGAACACCTCACCGTGCAGCGCGAAGGCGCCACACTGGTGCTCACGCTCAACCGGCCCGAGGCCAAGAACGCGCTCTCGCTGCCGATGCTCGTAGGCCTGTACGACGGCTGGATCGAGGCCGACGAGGACGAGGCGATCCGCTCGATCGTGCTGACCGGCGCGGGCGGCGCCTTCTGCGCGGGCATGGACCTGAAGGCCCTGGCGGGCAAGGGGATGGCCGGTGAGCAGTACCGGGACCGGCTCAAGGCCGACCCCGACCTGCACTGGAAGGCCATGCTGCGCCACCACCGCCCACGCAAACCCGTGATCGCCGCCGTCGAGGGCCCGTGCGTCGCGGGCGGCACCGAGATCCTCCAGGGCACCGACATCCGCGTCGCGGCCGAGTCCGCGACCTTCGGGCTGTTCGAGGTCCGGCGCGGACTCTTCCCCATCGGCGGCTCGACCGTCCGGCTGCAACGCCAGATCCCCCGCACCCACGCCCTCGAAATGCTGCTCACCGGACGGCCGTACGGCGCCCGGGAGGCGGCGGACATCGGCCTGGTCGGCCATGTCGTCCCCGACGGCACCGCGCTCGCCGAGGCGCTGAAGATCGCCGAACGGATCAACGCCTGCGGCCCGCTCGCCGTCGAGGCCGTCAAGGCGTCGGTGTACGAGACCGCCGAGATGACCGAGACCGACGGCCTGGCCGCCGAACTCGCCCGTGGCTGGCCGATCTTCGACACCGCGGACGCCAAGGAGGGCGCCCGCGCCTTCGCGGAGAAGCGACCGTCTCACTACAAGCGCGCCTGA
- a CDS encoding Zn-ribbon domain-containing OB-fold protein, which yields MPEVLKAPLVVEFPFTRSLGPVQSAFLTGLRERVVLGVHTGDGRTLVPPVEYDPVTAEEIRDLVEIAPTGTVTTWAWNHAPRRGQPLDTPFAWALVRLDGADTALLHALDAPGPEAVHTGMRVRVRWAEQRTGAITDIACFEPYDGEDAQPTGHTGEFEDPVTGIVAHARLDYSYSPGRAQSAYIRALSDRRTVGERCPSCRKVYVPPRGACPTCGIATGEQVEVGPRGTVTTFCIVNIKAKNLDIEVPYVYAHIALDGAGLALHGRIGGIPYDQVRMGLRVEPVWTEDSRYPDHYRPTGEPDADYDTYKELL from the coding sequence ATGCCCGAAGTCCTCAAAGCCCCCCTCGTCGTCGAGTTCCCCTTCACCCGCTCCCTCGGCCCCGTCCAGAGCGCCTTCCTCACCGGCCTGCGCGAACGCGTCGTCCTGGGCGTGCACACCGGCGACGGCCGCACCCTCGTCCCACCGGTCGAGTACGACCCCGTCACCGCCGAGGAGATCCGCGACCTCGTCGAGATCGCCCCCACCGGCACCGTCACCACCTGGGCCTGGAACCACGCCCCCCGCCGCGGTCAGCCCCTCGACACCCCCTTCGCCTGGGCCCTGGTCCGCCTCGACGGCGCCGACACGGCCCTGCTGCACGCCCTGGACGCCCCGGGACCGGAGGCGGTCCACACCGGCATGCGGGTCCGCGTCCGCTGGGCGGAGCAACGCACCGGCGCCATCACCGACATCGCCTGCTTCGAGCCGTACGACGGCGAAGACGCCCAACCGACCGGCCACACCGGCGAGTTCGAGGACCCGGTCACCGGCATCGTCGCGCACGCCCGGCTCGACTACTCCTACAGCCCCGGCCGCGCCCAGTCCGCCTACATCAGGGCGCTCTCCGACCGGCGGACCGTCGGCGAACGCTGCCCGTCCTGCCGCAAGGTGTACGTGCCGCCCCGGGGCGCCTGCCCCACCTGCGGCATCGCCACCGGCGAACAGGTCGAGGTCGGCCCGCGCGGCACGGTCACCACGTTCTGCATCGTCAACATCAAAGCGAAGAACCTGGACATCGAAGTCCCGTACGTCTACGCCCACATCGCCCTCGACGGAGCCGGCCTCGCCCTGCACGGACGCATCGGCGGCATCCCGTACGACCAGGTCCGGATGGGCCTGCGGGTCGAACCCGTGTGGACCGAGGACAGCCGCTACCCCGACCACTACCGGCCGACCGGCGAACCCGACGCGGACTACGACACGTACAAGGAGCTGCTGTGA
- a CDS encoding thiolase domain-containing protein, with protein MTRDIAVVAFAQTDHRRTSDELSEVEMLMPVLHEVLDRTGLKTADIGFTCSGSSDYLAGRAFSFTLALDGVGAWPPISESHVEMDGAWALYEAWTKLLTGEADTALVYAYGKSSPGSVRDVLTRQLDPYYVAPLWPDSVALAALQAQALIDAGETDEPALAAVAARSRAAAEDNPHAQLRGPVPHGEYVVRPLRTGDCPPIGDGAAAVILAAGERARELCARPAWIRGIDHRIEAHGLGVRDLTDSPSTRLAAERAGAFERPVDTAELHAPFTAQEVVLRKALRFDDTVSVNPSGGALAAHPIMAAGLIRIGEAAARIHRGESDRALAHATSGPCLQQNLVAVLEGDPR; from the coding sequence GTGACCCGCGACATCGCCGTCGTCGCCTTCGCCCAGACCGACCATCGGCGCACCAGCGACGAGCTCTCCGAGGTCGAGATGCTCATGCCGGTCCTGCACGAGGTGCTGGACCGCACCGGCCTGAAGACCGCCGACATCGGCTTCACCTGCTCCGGCTCCAGCGACTACCTCGCCGGCCGCGCCTTCTCCTTCACCCTCGCCCTGGACGGCGTGGGCGCCTGGCCGCCGATCTCCGAGTCGCACGTCGAGATGGACGGCGCCTGGGCGCTGTACGAGGCGTGGACCAAGCTGCTCACGGGGGAGGCGGACACCGCCCTCGTGTACGCGTACGGCAAGTCCTCGCCGGGCTCGGTGCGGGACGTCCTCACCCGCCAGCTCGACCCGTACTACGTCGCCCCGCTGTGGCCCGACTCCGTCGCCCTCGCCGCCCTCCAGGCCCAGGCGCTCATCGACGCGGGCGAGACCGACGAGCCCGCCCTCGCCGCCGTCGCCGCCCGCAGCCGCGCGGCGGCCGAGGACAACCCCCACGCCCAACTGCGGGGTCCGGTGCCGCACGGGGAGTACGTGGTACGGCCCCTGCGCACCGGCGACTGCCCGCCCATCGGCGACGGCGCCGCAGCCGTGATCCTCGCCGCCGGGGAACGCGCCCGCGAGCTGTGCGCACGCCCCGCCTGGATCCGCGGCATCGACCACCGCATCGAGGCGCACGGCCTCGGCGTCCGCGACCTCACCGACTCGCCCTCCACCCGCCTGGCCGCCGAGCGCGCCGGAGCCTTCGAACGGCCCGTCGACACCGCCGAGCTGCACGCGCCGTTCACCGCCCAGGAGGTCGTCCTGCGCAAGGCCCTGCGCTTCGACGACACGGTGTCCGTCAACCCGTCCGGCGGGGCGCTCGCCGCCCACCCGATCATGGCCGCCGGCCTGATCCGTATCGGTGAGGCGGCGGCACGCATCCACCGGGGCGAGTCCGACCGGGCCCTCGCCCACGCCACGTCCGGCCCCTGTCTGCAACAGAACCTGGTCGCCGTACTCGAAGGGGATCCCCGATGA
- a CDS encoding thiolase domain-containing protein produces the protein MSKEPVAVVGVGQTKHVAARRDVSLAGLVREAARRALDDAELTWADIDAVVIGKAPDFFEGVMMPELYLADALGAVGKPMLRVHTAGSVGGSTALVAAQLVAARVHATVLTLAFEKQSESNAMWGLSLPIPFQQPLLAGAGGFFAPHVRAYMRRSGAPDTIGSLVAYKDRRNALKNPYAHLHEHDITLEKVQASPMLWDPIRYSETCPSSDGACAMILTDRAGAARAPRPPAWMLGGAMRSEPTLFAGKDFVSPRAGRDCAADVYRQAGIADPRRDIDAAEIYVPFSWYEPMWLENLGFAAEGEGWKLTESGVTELDGDLPVNMSGGVLSTNPIGASGMIRFAEAALQVRGLAGDHQVDGARKVLGHAYGGGSQFFSMWLVGARPPDA, from the coding sequence ATGAGCAAGGAGCCCGTGGCCGTCGTAGGCGTCGGCCAGACCAAGCACGTGGCGGCACGCCGGGACGTCTCCCTCGCCGGGCTCGTCCGGGAGGCGGCCCGACGCGCCCTCGACGACGCCGAGCTGACCTGGGCCGACATCGACGCCGTCGTCATCGGCAAGGCGCCCGACTTCTTCGAGGGCGTGATGATGCCGGAGCTGTACCTGGCGGACGCGCTCGGCGCGGTCGGCAAGCCGATGCTGCGCGTGCACACCGCCGGCTCCGTCGGCGGCTCCACCGCCCTGGTCGCGGCCCAGCTCGTCGCCGCCCGCGTGCACGCCACCGTCCTCACCCTCGCCTTCGAAAAGCAGTCCGAGTCCAACGCCATGTGGGGCTTGTCCCTGCCGATCCCGTTCCAGCAGCCGCTGCTGGCCGGGGCGGGCGGCTTCTTCGCCCCGCACGTGCGGGCGTACATGCGCCGCAGCGGCGCGCCCGACACGATCGGCTCGCTCGTGGCGTACAAGGACCGGCGCAACGCCCTGAAGAACCCCTACGCCCACCTCCACGAGCACGACATCACCCTGGAGAAGGTCCAGGCCTCGCCCATGCTCTGGGACCCGATCCGCTACTCGGAGACCTGCCCGTCCTCCGACGGCGCCTGCGCCATGATCCTCACCGACCGCGCCGGAGCCGCCCGGGCGCCCCGCCCGCCCGCCTGGATGCTCGGCGGCGCGATGCGCAGCGAACCCACCCTCTTCGCCGGGAAGGACTTCGTCTCGCCACGGGCCGGCCGGGACTGCGCCGCCGACGTGTACCGGCAGGCGGGGATCGCCGACCCGCGCCGGGACATCGACGCCGCCGAGATCTACGTACCGTTCTCCTGGTACGAGCCGATGTGGCTGGAGAACCTCGGCTTCGCCGCCGAGGGCGAGGGCTGGAAGCTCACCGAGTCCGGGGTGACCGAACTGGACGGGGACCTGCCGGTCAACATGTCGGGCGGCGTGCTGTCCACCAACCCCATCGGCGCCTCCGGCATGATCCGCTTCGCGGAGGCGGCCCTCCAGGTGCGCGGGCTGGCGGGAGACCATCAGGTCGACGGCGCCCGGAAGGTGCTCGGACACGCCTACGGCGGCGGCTCGCAGTTCTTCTCGATGTGGCTCGTGGGAGCGCGTCCGCCGGACGCCTGA
- a CDS encoding DUF397 domain-containing protein has protein sequence MAETTTQQQPLKGWDKPELDLSNAEWQSSSRGLGDVQIAFVEGFIAMRNSGRPESPSLIFTPAEWGAFVSGAREGEFDLT, from the coding sequence GTGGCCGAGACCACCACCCAGCAGCAGCCGCTCAAGGGCTGGGACAAGCCGGAACTGGACCTGAGCAACGCCGAATGGCAGTCCAGCAGCCGCGGCCTGGGGGATGTGCAGATCGCCTTTGTCGAGGGTTTCATCGCCATGCGCAACAGCGGCCGCCCGGAGAGCCCCTCCCTGATCTTCACCCCCGCCGAGTGGGGAGCGTTCGTGTCGGGCGCCCGGGAGGGTGAGTTCGACCTGACCTGA
- a CDS encoding universal stress protein: MSTLPVIAAFDGSDDSLRALDWALDAARRRSAPLRVVHVRQYAVRVPAGVEVARLPEPEDDPVLVRARTYLAERAEGLVVDYLGPEGTPAAVLPEMGAEAQLLVLGSRGRGGFARLLLGSNGLAAARDAECPVVVVPRPGREVDDAPPQEPGPRVVVGLNVDGPDDAALAFAFEEAARRDARLQVVAAYPWPVQLWAGSTGELLTTGIDQDAVESETRALAEGFLAPHRRRHPDVRAEVYLAPGDAAAQLVANSRDADLVVVGRHRRRLLAPARMMGSVTHAVLLHAASPVAVVPPAPPEE; this comes from the coding sequence ATGAGCACCCTGCCGGTCATCGCCGCGTTCGACGGTTCGGACGACAGTCTGCGGGCCCTGGACTGGGCCCTCGACGCCGCCCGCAGGCGCAGCGCGCCGCTGCGGGTGGTGCATGTGCGGCAGTACGCCGTGCGGGTGCCCGCCGGTGTGGAGGTCGCCCGGCTGCCGGAGCCGGAGGACGATCCGGTACTCGTCCGGGCCCGCACGTACCTCGCCGAGCGCGCCGAGGGACTGGTCGTGGACTACCTCGGCCCGGAGGGCACCCCGGCCGCCGTACTCCCCGAAATGGGCGCCGAAGCGCAGCTGTTGGTGCTCGGCTCCCGGGGGCGCGGCGGTTTCGCGAGGCTCCTGCTCGGCTCCAACGGCCTCGCGGCGGCCCGGGACGCCGAGTGCCCGGTCGTCGTGGTGCCCCGGCCCGGCCGCGAGGTCGACGACGCCCCGCCGCAGGAACCGGGACCCCGGGTGGTCGTCGGCCTCAACGTGGACGGCCCGGACGACGCCGCCCTCGCCTTCGCCTTCGAGGAGGCCGCGCGGCGCGACGCCCGCCTCCAGGTGGTCGCCGCGTACCCGTGGCCCGTGCAGCTCTGGGCGGGCTCCACGGGCGAGCTGCTGACGACCGGTATCGACCAGGACGCCGTCGAGAGCGAGACCCGTGCCCTCGCGGAGGGCTTCCTCGCCCCGCACCGCCGCCGTCACCCCGACGTCCGGGCGGAGGTGTACCTGGCCCCCGGAGACGCCGCCGCCCAGCTGGTCGCGAACTCGCGGGACGCCGACCTGGTCGTCGTCGGCCGTCACCGACGCCGCCTGCTCGCCCCCGCCCGCATGATGGGCTCGGTCACCCACGCCGTACTGCTGCACGCGGCGAGCCCGGTGGCGGTGGTGCCGCCCGCGCCGCCGGAGGAGTGA